TCTACGACAATGGTCTTCTGTCTTACAACGACCGCTATCTGAAGGTGGTGAAGGTCTGGCAGGACAAGGGCGAAGAGATCGAACGGGCGGTATTCCGCAACCTTACCGAAGAGAACTCTGTGCGTATCATGGCTGACTCAGGTGCTCGTGGAAGCAAGAAGCAGATCGTGCAGATGACCGGCATCCGAGGCTTGATGTCGGACCCCTCGGGAAAGATCATCGAGTTCCCCATCAAGTCCAATCTCCGTGAGGGTCTGTCTGTGCTCGAGTACTTCCTATCGACACACGGTACCCGCAAGGGACAGGCGGACACGGCACTGAAGACATCTGACTCGGGCTACCTGACGCGTCGCCTTGTTGATGTTGCGCACGAACTGGTGGTCCGCGAAGAAGACTGCACACACTCTCAGGCCCGTGAGATCAAGATTGGCAATCTGGTGGTATCTTCCCTTTCGGAGGAGCTGGCGGGCAAGATTGCCGACGAACAGGTCATCAATCCTCTGACCGGGGAGACCATCATCCAGCCCGGCGAGGAGATTTCGTGGGAACAGGCAAAACGCCTGGAGGCCCTGGGCCTCAAGTTCCTGAAGATCCAGCGGTATGTCGGTGGCTTGACTGTTCAGCCTGTCGTCGACGGTGGTGCCGTCATCGTCGGTCTCCGCGAACAGATTGCCGGCCGGTACGCAGCCGATGATATCGTGCTTCGCGCATCGACGATTAAGGTAAACCCTGTCTGGTCGAAGACAACGCTCGAACGTATCCTCGACCGACCCGTTGCGACCGACATCGTGTCTGCTGAGGGAAAGAAGACGCTTGCAGAGAAGGGAGACACGCTTACTGAGAAGGTGCTTGCGGCAACGAAACGCGCCGGCATCACGTCTGTCGAGGTGGTCGTGGACGAAGATATTGTTCTGGTTCCCAAGGACGGCCTCATTCGTGACGAAGCAGCGATTGCTATCGAGCAGTTTGGTATCACCAGCGTGCGCCTTCGTTCTGCCATTACGTGCCAAAGTGAGAACGGTGTCTGTGCCATGTGCTACGGCCGCGACCTGTCCACCGGCAATGATGTCCAGGTCGGGGAGGCGGTCGGTGTCATCGCGGCTCAGTCCATCGGTGAACCCGGTACGCAGCTCACCCTCCGCACGTTCCACACAGGAGGCATCGCGGTCGTCGATATCACGACCGGTCTGCCTCGCGTCGAGGAGATCTTCGAAGGACGTACCCCGAAGGGGCAGGCGGTCGTCTCGACGGTGGATGGTGTCTTCCACGTCGTCGATGTCAAGGAGAAGAATCTCGAGGAGAGGAAGCAGATTGTTGTCACGCCCAAAACGGGTGGCGAAGCCAAGTTCAAAGTCTTGCCGATGACCAGGTTCCGCGTGAAGGATGGAGCGCACGTTCGAGTAGGGGACCAGCTTACTGAGGGCTCCATCGACCCCAAGGGTCTCCTTGAGCTGGTGGGCGTCGAGGAGACGGCCCGCTACCTGGTTCAGGAAGTCCAGAAGGTCTACCGTTCTCAGGGTGTCGATATCAACGTCAAGCACGTGGAGATGATCATTCGCCAGATGTTGAAGAAAGTGAAGGTTGTCGACCCGGGCGATACCACGTTCTTCACCGACCAGATCGTGAGCAAGCACGAACTCCTGTTACAGAACCGGAAGGTCCGTGCGCAGGGTGGCAAGCCCGCGTCGTTCGACCTCGTGCTTCAGGGTATCACAAAATCCTCGCTCGAAACGGATAGTTTCCTGTCCGCTGCGTCATTTCAGGAGACGCCAAGAGTGCTTGCTGACGCAGCTATCAAGGGCAAGATCGACCGGCTCACCGGCCTCAAGGAAGCAGTCATCGTAGGCAAGTCGATTCCTGCTGGTACATCGTCTCCAGAGCTCATGTTTGAGAAGCGCAAGACCGATGCAGAACGTGTGCGGGAGACTCGCGGGAATCAGATTTAGGGCACATGCGGCCAGAGAGTCGAGCGAGTGACGTCCAGGCCGCGCGGGTGTGATTTTTCAAGGGGGCGAGAGCTTGACACTTGCCCCCTATTGCATATCATTTAGAGATGTGTATTTACGTCCTTAGGAGGAAACTGTATGGCGACATTTAACCAGCTGGTGCGGTCCCCCCGCGTTCAGCCGAAGTTCAAGACAAAGACTCCGGCTCTCAAGGGTTGCCCACAGAAGAGGGGTGTCTGCACCCAGGTCAAGACCGCGACACCGAAGAAGCCTAACTCCGCATTGCGCAAGATTGCCAGAGTTCGTCTGACAAACGGCATGGAGGTCACGGCTTACATCGGCGGCATCGGTCATAATCTCCAGGAGCACTCGATGGTGCTGATTCGTGGCGGCAGGGTCAAGGATTTGCCTGGCGTGCGCTATCACATCATTCGTGGAACACTGGATACCGCAGGCGTGGCCAATCGCATGAAGGCACGTTCGAAGTACGGAGCCAAGCGAGCCAAGAAGGGCGCCGCAGCAAAGAAAGGTGGCAAGTAATGCCCAGGAAGAAGCGGCAGTTCCGCAAGCCAGCTCAGGCTGATCCCATCTACAACAGCGAGCTGTTGAACCACTTCATCAACAAGATCCTCAAGAAGGGCAAGAAGGTCAAGGCGCAGGGTATTGTGTATGGAGCCATCAAGCTCATCGACGGGAAGGGCGCAAAGCCTGGCATCGAAGTCTTCCAGCAGGCTGTTGAGAAATGCCGGCCCCTGGTTGAGGTGAAGCCCCGCCGAGTCGGTGGAGCCACACTTCAGGTACCTGTCGAGGTTGACTCACGCCGTGGTATCAACCTGAGCATGGAATGGATCGTCGATGCCGCGAAGAAACGCGCTGGCAAGTCGATGATCGAGAAAATAGCATATGAGATGATTGACGCGGTATCTGAGACGGGCTCCGCCTTCAAGAAGAAGTCGGATGTCCACAGGATGGCAGAGGCAAACAAGTCTTACTCTCACTATCGCTGGTAGAGTCGGAACGCTGTCGAAGGGTAGTGGCACTGCATGCTTAATCAGAACGATCTGACCAACATACGAAACATCGGTATTATTGCTCACATCGATGCCGGGAAGACGACGACCTCGGAACGAATTCTCTACTACACCGGGTCGACGTACAAGCTTGGCAATGTCGATGATGGCAATACGACCACTGATTTCCTTCCCCAGGAGCGTGAGCGGGGCATTACGATTCAGTCTGCTGTTGTCACAGCTTTCTGGAAGGGATTCAAGATCAACATCATTGATACGCCCGGCCACGTGGACTTCACGGCAGAAGTGGAACGCGCTCTCAGAGTGCTTGATGGGGGTGTCATCATCCTGTCTAGCGTCGAAGGTGTACAGGCCCAGTCGGAAACCGTGTGGCGTCAGGCGGATAAGTACCATGTTCCGCGCATCGTCTACATCAACAAGTACGACCGTGTTGGTGCAGATTTTGGGAAAACAGTTGCGGCAATTCGCGAGAAACTTGGAGCACGGCCTGCCTTGGTGCAGCTGCCGGTCGGAAAGGAAGATACGTTTGTAGGAATCCTCGACGTGATGGAAGCCAGGAAGTACCTGCTTACTGACCCCACCGGCGAAACCTACGAAACCGTCGAACTGGACGAAGGTGAGGCTGCTCAGGTTGCTGAAGCTCGCGAGCAGCTCATCGAGGCAGTAGCCGAAGTGGACGACGAAGCTTTGGAGGAGTATGTCGCTACCGGCACGATGGAGTGGGATCATGTCAGGCCTGCCCTTCGTCGGGCAACAATTGCGAATCTCATAGTCCCAGTGTTCGTCGGGTCATCATTTCGCAACAAGGGCATTCAGCTCTTGCTGGATGGTATTGTGGACTATCTCCCTTCGCCCCTGGATGTGAAGCCGGCTGTCGGCAAGATTCCAGGGATTGACGAGAAGGTAGACGTCATGAGCGACGTGAGCGGTCCTCTGGTGGCTCTGGTCTTCAAGATCGTGTCCGATCCCTATGTTGGTATTCTGTCCTATGTACGTGTCTACTCAGGGGTCATGAGGAGCAGCTCATACGTCGTGAATGCGAACAAAGGTGACAAGCAGCGGGTCAGCAGGCTTCTTCGGATGCATGCCAACAAGCGTGAGGATGTTGAGGAACTTGGAGCCGGAGATCTCGGGGCTATCGTTGGCTCGAGAGACGTCATCACCGGCACGACCCTGTGCGACGAAGAGAAGCTCATTCAGTTGGAAACCATGCATTTCCCCGAGCCGGTGGTTTCGGTTGCGGTTGAGCCAAAGACCAAGGCTGATCAGCAGAAACTTGCCGCGTCACTGGCCAAGTTCGCGATCGAGGATCCTACGTTCCTCATCAAGACGGACGAGGAGACTTCCGAGACAATTATCTCGGGAATGGGTGAACTCCACCTGGAGATTA
This Coprothermobacter sp. DNA region includes the following protein-coding sequences:
- a CDS encoding 30S ribosomal protein S12; translated protein: MATFNQLVRSPRVQPKFKTKTPALKGCPQKRGVCTQVKTATPKKPNSALRKIARVRLTNGMEVTAYIGGIGHNLQEHSMVLIRGGRVKDLPGVRYHIIRGTLDTAGVANRMKARSKYGAKRAKKGAAAKKGGK
- a CDS encoding 30S ribosomal protein S7, which produces MPRKKRQFRKPAQADPIYNSELLNHFINKILKKGKKVKAQGIVYGAIKLIDGKGAKPGIEVFQQAVEKCRPLVEVKPRRVGGATLQVPVEVDSRRGINLSMEWIVDAAKKRAGKSMIEKIAYEMIDAVSETGSAFKKKSDVHRMAEANKSYSHYRW
- the fusA gene encoding elongation factor G; translated protein: MLNQNDLTNIRNIGIIAHIDAGKTTTSERILYYTGSTYKLGNVDDGNTTTDFLPQERERGITIQSAVVTAFWKGFKINIIDTPGHVDFTAEVERALRVLDGGVIILSSVEGVQAQSETVWRQADKYHVPRIVYINKYDRVGADFGKTVAAIREKLGARPALVQLPVGKEDTFVGILDVMEARKYLLTDPTGETYETVELDEGEAAQVAEAREQLIEAVAEVDDEALEEYVATGTMEWDHVRPALRRATIANLIVPVFVGSSFRNKGIQLLLDGIVDYLPSPLDVKPAVGKIPGIDEKVDVMSDVSGPLVALVFKIVSDPYVGILSYVRVYSGVMRSSSYVVNANKGDKQRVSRLLRMHANKREDVEELGAGDLGAIVGSRDVITGTTLCDEEKLIQLETMHFPEPVVSVAVEPKTKADQQKLAASLAKFAIEDPTFLIKTDEETSETIISGMGELHLEIIIDRLLREYGVNAAVGEPQVAYREAIGREVVQQGRYIKQTGGHGQYGDVVLRITPGERGTGIVFVNKTVGGSVPKQFVSSVEAGVREAVTSGPILGFPLVDVTVALTDGSYHPVDSSEMAFKIAASKALREGCTKASPFLLEPIMKLEIVVPKENIGDVIGSVTARRGTIQQIQDRGHLQVVESSAPLAAMFGYTTILRSLTQGRGSFSMEFSHYQKVSEDVREQVVTKFEGSSSKA